The Saccharothrix variisporea genome has a segment encoding these proteins:
- a CDS encoding amino acid ABC transporter permease produces the protein MAMSKRRRAILFRRAQYALLLVIVALIAVFADWEDIRRSFFNVDTAAKMFPTVIQTALVNTIIYSAFGFAIGLGLGLLLALMKLSPVAPWRWIATAYIEFFRGVPALLVFVALSVAVPLAFGLKFDINSTAGLALGIVGSAYIAETIRAGILAVPKGQIEAARSLGMSPGRTLVTVTIPQAFRIILPPLTNELIMLIKDSSLISVVGLTAADYELTKFGRETLSRSPSLTPLLVAGLCYLIITLPLGHLSRHLEKRTGGRKIGTPESTGLGVSA, from the coding sequence ATGGCCATGTCCAAACGCCGGCGCGCGATCCTGTTCCGCCGGGCGCAGTACGCGCTGCTGCTCGTGATCGTCGCGCTGATCGCGGTGTTCGCGGACTGGGAAGACATCCGCCGCTCGTTCTTCAACGTCGACACCGCGGCCAAGATGTTCCCGACCGTCATCCAGACGGCCCTGGTGAACACGATCATCTACAGCGCCTTCGGCTTCGCGATCGGCCTCGGGCTCGGCCTGCTGCTGGCGCTGATGAAGCTGTCGCCGGTCGCGCCCTGGCGGTGGATCGCCACCGCGTACATCGAGTTCTTCCGCGGTGTCCCGGCGCTGCTGGTGTTCGTGGCGCTGAGCGTGGCCGTGCCGCTGGCGTTCGGCCTGAAGTTCGACATCAACTCCACGGCCGGTCTCGCGCTGGGCATCGTCGGCTCCGCCTACATCGCCGAGACGATCCGCGCGGGCATCCTGGCGGTGCCCAAGGGCCAGATCGAGGCGGCGCGGTCGCTGGGCATGTCGCCCGGCCGCACGCTGGTGACCGTGACGATCCCGCAGGCGTTCCGGATCATCCTGCCCCCGCTGACCAACGAGCTGATCATGCTGATCAAGGACTCGTCGCTGATCAGCGTCGTGGGCCTGACCGCCGCCGACTACGAGCTGACCAAGTTCGGCCGGGAGACGCTGAGCCGGTCGCCGTCGCTGACGCCGCTGCTGGTCGCGGGCCTGTGCTACCTGATCATCACGCTGCCGCTGGGCCACCTGTCGCGGCACTTGGAGAAGCGGACCGGCGGCCGGAAGATCGGCACGCCGGAGTCGACCGGGCTGGGGGTGTCGGCGTGA
- a CDS encoding MGH1-like glycoside hydrolase domain-containing protein, whose product MNEQRQQAERVRLSESDSPTAPWRLWGPYLAGRQWGTVREDYSAGGDAWTSFPFEHARSRAYRWGEDGIAGICDVHGFLNLGIALWNGRDPILKERYFGLTNNEGNHGEDVKEHWWVTDGTPTHSWMQVVYRYPQAEFPYAELREMARNAGRNEREPELSDTGALDENRFFDVQVTYAKASPTDVCVEITATNHGPDPAPLHLLPQFWFRNTWAWGRDDRRPVLRASTRDGWRRITAEHAALGRYTLHVEGTPTLLVTDNETNEVELFGADRNPTPYTKDGIDRYVVRGESRACRVVGPQDTSDPGTKAAAWYSFDPVEPGESVSIRLRLVEGDGHLDAFGPSFQSTVDDRRQEADAFHETDLDPLRAKVVRRALAGLMWTKQHYRFRTREWLDGDPAQPAAPKSRQSPHARNAHWRHLDVADVISMPDEWEYPWFAAWDLAFHTVPFAKVDPAFAKEQLLLLCREWLMHPNGQLPAYEWEFGDVNPPVHAWAALQVYQVDHDRKFLAKVFHKLLLNFSWWVNRKDADGSYLFEGGFLGMDNIGPVNRSEPMLGQWRLEQSDATSWMAAYSLHLMRMALELARHDESYEDVATKFVEHFLSIAEASTRFGSGKSGIWDDADGFCYDVVTRRLPDGSVESQPVRVRSMVGLIPVLACAVLEPWVFEELPGFTRRLEYLLARRPELKQFLTRHDNRALLSLLDERKLRRVLGRMLDEGEFLSPHGIRSLSAAHREGLEVQVADQEHRMGYEPGESRTPMFGGNSNWRGPVWFPTNALLVEALRTVESFHEGRFHVELPTRSQRHVTAGQAADELVRRLVSLFLPDHDGRRPADGKRVEATDSPLWRAHVTFSEYFDGDTGEGLGATHQTGWTALVASLLTDRRQTGAVSVSIV is encoded by the coding sequence GTGAACGAGCAACGGCAGCAGGCCGAACGGGTGCGCTTGAGCGAGTCGGACTCGCCGACCGCGCCCTGGCGGCTCTGGGGTCCCTACCTCGCCGGACGCCAGTGGGGCACGGTGCGGGAGGACTACTCCGCCGGCGGTGACGCCTGGACCTCCTTCCCGTTCGAGCACGCCCGCTCGCGCGCCTACCGGTGGGGCGAGGACGGCATTGCGGGCATCTGCGACGTGCACGGCTTCCTCAACCTCGGCATCGCCCTGTGGAACGGCCGCGACCCGATCCTCAAGGAGCGGTACTTCGGCCTGACCAACAACGAGGGCAACCACGGCGAGGACGTCAAAGAGCACTGGTGGGTCACCGACGGCACGCCCACGCACTCGTGGATGCAGGTCGTCTACCGGTACCCGCAGGCCGAGTTCCCCTACGCCGAGCTGCGCGAGATGGCCCGCAACGCCGGCCGCAACGAGCGCGAGCCCGAGCTGTCCGACACCGGGGCGCTGGACGAGAACCGGTTCTTCGACGTCCAGGTGACCTACGCGAAGGCCTCGCCGACCGACGTGTGCGTCGAGATCACCGCCACCAACCACGGCCCCGACCCGGCCCCGCTGCACCTGCTCCCCCAGTTCTGGTTCCGCAACACGTGGGCGTGGGGCCGGGACGACCGGCGGCCGGTGCTGCGCGCGTCGACCCGGGACGGCTGGCGGCGCATCACCGCCGAGCACGCCGCCCTGGGCCGGTACACGTTGCACGTCGAGGGCACGCCGACGCTGCTGGTCACCGACAACGAGACCAACGAGGTCGAGCTGTTCGGGGCCGACCGCAACCCGACTCCGTACACGAAGGACGGCATCGACCGGTACGTCGTGCGCGGCGAGAGCCGGGCGTGCCGGGTGGTCGGCCCGCAGGACACCAGCGACCCCGGCACCAAGGCCGCCGCCTGGTACTCGTTCGACCCGGTCGAGCCGGGCGAGTCGGTGTCCATCCGGTTGCGGCTGGTCGAGGGCGACGGTCACCTGGACGCCTTCGGCCCGTCGTTCCAGTCCACCGTCGACGACCGGCGGCAGGAGGCGGACGCGTTCCACGAGACGGACCTGGACCCGCTGCGCGCCAAGGTCGTGCGCCGCGCCCTCGCCGGCCTGATGTGGACCAAGCAGCACTACCGGTTCCGCACCCGGGAGTGGCTGGACGGCGACCCCGCGCAGCCCGCCGCGCCGAAGTCCCGGCAGTCGCCGCACGCCCGCAACGCGCACTGGCGGCACCTGGACGTGGCGGACGTGATCTCCATGCCCGACGAGTGGGAGTACCCGTGGTTCGCGGCGTGGGACCTGGCGTTCCACACCGTGCCGTTCGCGAAGGTGGACCCGGCGTTCGCCAAGGAGCAGCTGCTCCTGCTGTGCCGGGAGTGGCTGATGCACCCCAACGGCCAGCTGCCCGCCTACGAGTGGGAGTTCGGCGACGTGAACCCGCCCGTGCACGCATGGGCGGCGTTGCAGGTCTACCAGGTCGACCACGACCGGAAGTTCCTCGCGAAGGTCTTCCACAAGCTGCTGCTGAACTTCTCGTGGTGGGTCAACCGCAAGGACGCCGACGGCAGCTACCTGTTCGAGGGCGGCTTCCTCGGCATGGACAACATCGGCCCGGTCAACCGGTCGGAGCCGATGCTGGGCCAGTGGCGGCTGGAGCAGTCCGACGCGACCTCGTGGATGGCGGCGTACTCGCTGCACCTGATGCGGATGGCGCTGGAGCTGGCCCGGCACGACGAGTCGTACGAAGACGTGGCCACGAAGTTCGTGGAGCACTTCCTGAGCATCGCGGAGGCGTCCACCCGGTTCGGTTCCGGCAAGAGCGGGATCTGGGACGACGCCGACGGGTTCTGCTACGACGTGGTGACCCGGCGGCTGCCGGACGGCTCGGTGGAGTCGCAGCCGGTGCGGGTGCGGTCGATGGTGGGCCTGATCCCGGTGCTGGCGTGCGCGGTGCTGGAGCCGTGGGTGTTCGAGGAGCTGCCCGGGTTCACCCGCCGCCTGGAGTACCTGCTGGCCCGCCGCCCGGAGCTCAAGCAGTTCCTGACCAGGCACGACAACCGGGCGCTGCTGTCGCTGCTGGACGAGCGCAAGCTGCGCCGGGTGCTGGGCCGGATGCTGGACGAGGGCGAGTTCCTGTCCCCGCACGGCATCCGCAGCCTGTCGGCGGCGCACCGGGAGGGCCTGGAGGTCCAGGTGGCCGACCAGGAGCACCGGATGGGCTACGAGCCGGGCGAGTCCCGAACCCCGATGTTCGGCGGCAACTCGAACTGGCGCGGCCCGGTGTGGTTCCCGACCAACGCCCTGCTCGTGGAGGCGCTGCGGACGGTCGAGTCGTTCCACGAGGGTCGGTTCCACGTGGAACTTCCCACCCGCTCCCAGCGGCACGTGACGGCCGGCCAGGCGGCCGACGAGCTGGTCAGGCGGCTGGTGTCGCTGTTCCTGCCCGACCACGACGGTCGGCGCCCGGCGGACGGCAAGCGGGTGGAGGCGACCGACTCGCCGCTGTGGCGCGCCCACGTCACCTTCAGCGAGTACTTCGACGGCGACACCGGCGAGGGGCTGGGCGCGACGCACCAGACGGGCTGGACGGCGCTGGTCGCGTCGCTGTTGACAGATCGTCGTCAAACCGGCGCTGTGAGTGTATCTATTGTGTGA
- a CDS encoding amino acid ABC transporter ATP-binding protein, with protein MSDVAVEITGLKKAFGPLEVLKGIDVSVERGEVVCIIGPSGSGKSTLLRCVNLLEEPTDGKIVVNGVELTDPDCDIDKARTRIGMVFQGFNLFSHLSVLNNLTVAQRKVLKRGEKEAQQIALRNLERVGLSEKVNAMPAQLSGGQQQRVAIARALSMDPSVMLFDEPTSALDPELVGDVLGVMRALADEGMTMLVVTHEMQFAREVADRVLFMDGGYVVEEGPAAQVIGDPQHERTQSFLARVLDPTHQGPSA; from the coding sequence GTGAGCGACGTCGCGGTGGAGATCACCGGGCTGAAGAAGGCGTTCGGGCCGCTGGAGGTGCTCAAGGGCATCGACGTGTCGGTCGAGCGCGGCGAGGTCGTGTGCATCATCGGGCCGTCCGGCTCGGGCAAGTCCACGCTGCTGCGGTGCGTGAACCTGCTGGAGGAGCCGACCGACGGCAAGATCGTCGTCAACGGCGTCGAGCTGACCGACCCGGACTGCGACATCGACAAGGCGCGCACCCGGATCGGCATGGTCTTCCAGGGGTTCAACCTGTTCTCGCACCTCAGCGTGCTGAACAACCTGACCGTGGCGCAGCGCAAGGTGCTCAAGCGGGGCGAGAAGGAAGCGCAGCAGATCGCGCTGCGCAACCTGGAGCGGGTCGGGCTGTCGGAGAAGGTCAACGCCATGCCGGCGCAGCTGTCCGGTGGGCAGCAGCAGCGGGTGGCGATCGCGCGGGCGCTGTCGATGGACCCGTCGGTGATGCTGTTCGACGAGCCGACCTCGGCGCTGGACCCCGAGCTGGTCGGCGACGTGCTGGGCGTCATGCGGGCGCTGGCCGACGAGGGCATGACCATGCTGGTGGTGACCCACGAGATGCAGTTCGCGCGCGAGGTGGCCGACCGGGTGCTGTTCATGGACGGCGGGTACGTGGTCGAGGAGGGCCCGGCGGCGCAGGTCATCGGCGACCCGCAGCACGAGCGGACGCAGTCGTTCCTGGCGCGCGTGCTCGACCCGACCCACCAGGGGCCTTCGGCGTAA
- a CDS encoding basic amino acid ABC transporter substrate-binding protein — protein MARRTRNVLALVPAIALAVVAAGCAEKVNTGSSGDTGSTNVSLVKSGKLVTCTHLSYKPFQYSEGDKTVGFDVDLVDLVAKELGVTQEIFDTPFENITSGTVFATNECDLAAAGMTITEERKQAIDFSEPYFDASQALLVKKDSPIKDLPDLKGKRLGVQQDTTGEEYANKNAAANGYTVVEFEDLPLMETAVRTGAVDAAINDNGVLYDYIKEFPDTAVTKEFDTGEKYGIGMKKGNSALLAKVNEVLKKAKENGEYDRIYEKWFGKKPEKK, from the coding sequence GTGGCCCGTCGTACCAGGAACGTGCTCGCCCTAGTCCCCGCGATCGCCCTCGCGGTCGTGGCGGCGGGCTGCGCAGAGAAGGTCAACACCGGCTCGTCCGGGGACACCGGGTCGACCAACGTCTCCCTGGTGAAGAGCGGCAAGCTGGTCACCTGCACGCACCTGTCCTACAAGCCCTTCCAGTACTCCGAGGGCGACAAGACGGTCGGCTTCGACGTCGACCTGGTGGACCTGGTGGCCAAGGAGCTGGGCGTCACCCAGGAGATCTTCGACACCCCGTTCGAGAACATCACCTCCGGCACGGTCTTCGCCACCAACGAGTGCGACCTGGCCGCCGCCGGCATGACGATCACCGAAGAGCGCAAGCAGGCGATCGACTTCTCCGAGCCGTACTTCGACGCCTCGCAGGCGCTGCTGGTGAAGAAGGACTCGCCGATCAAGGACCTGCCCGACCTCAAGGGCAAGCGCCTGGGCGTCCAGCAGGACACCACCGGCGAGGAGTACGCCAACAAGAACGCCGCGGCCAACGGCTACACCGTCGTGGAGTTCGAGGACCTGCCGCTGATGGAGACCGCCGTCCGCACCGGCGCCGTCGACGCCGCCATCAACGACAACGGCGTGCTCTACGACTACATCAAGGAGTTCCCGGACACCGCCGTGACGAAGGAGTTCGACACCGGCGAGAAGTACGGCATCGGCATGAAGAAGGGCAACTCGGCCCTGCTCGCCAAGGTCAACGAGGTCCTGAAGAAGGCCAAGGAGAACGGCGAGTACGACCGGATCTACGAGAAGTGGTTCGGCAAGAAGCCGGAGAAGAAGTGA